The Flavobacterium faecale genome has a segment encoding these proteins:
- a CDS encoding deoxycytidylate deaminase, translated as MEKSKLHKYDKAYLRIATEWGLLSYCKRKKVGAIIVKDRMIISDGYNGTPSGFGNCCEDDDGLTRWDVLHAEANAILKVARSTQSCEGATLYITLSPCKECSKLIHQSGIKRVVYNNGYRDESGIEFLKKAGVIVEQIKDLED; from the coding sequence ATGGAAAAATCAAAATTACATAAATACGACAAAGCTTACCTACGCATCGCAACAGAATGGGGATTATTGTCCTATTGTAAACGAAAAAAAGTAGGTGCTATTATTGTCAAAGATCGAATGATCATCTCTGATGGGTACAATGGTACACCGTCTGGTTTTGGAAATTGTTGCGAAGATGATGACGGATTAACCCGTTGGGATGTCCTACATGCAGAGGCAAATGCGATCTTAAAGGTAGCGCGTTCTACTCAATCTTGTGAAGGAGCTACCTTATATATTACGCTTTCCCCTTGCAAGGAGTGTAGTAAATTAATTCATCAATCTGGTATAAAACGTGTGGTGTACAACAATGGCTATCGTGATGAATCTGGAATTGAATTTCTTAAAAAAGCGGGGGTTATAGTAGAACAAATAAAAGATCTTGAAGACTAA
- a CDS encoding S41 family peptidase — protein MKFQLKYLPILICLSVAVGVVVGGSLSSSKTKNYLAKNSSKQKLDKLIDFIENDYVDDVNTDSIVELTVNKIMGQLDPHSVYVPSNEQKRVVENMRGDFVGIGVSFYMFKDTLAVIRPLENGPSARAGIKAGDRILYANKSQLFGRQLPSDSLYAKLKGAEGSNVALTIFRKSENKKIQINLKRDVIPLKSVDASLLLNPTTGYIKINRFAETTYSEFRKALLQLKKAGMNTLILDLRDNGGGYMEESIAIADDFLKEKQLIVFTKDKKGKVESTFAKSNGIFENGKVVILINENSASASEILAGAIQDNDRGTIIGRRSFGKGLVQREMEFDDGSAVRLTVARYYTPTGRSIQKSYSKGKESYFKESEARFLSGELYAKDSIKIADSLKFKTPKGRILYGGGGIVPDVFVPVAIMDTNVSFLMQSGIVGNFVFEQLDKYRSNFKDLPFESFVIQMKATDRYFDAFQQFVYKNRLGLSLVKDKVAVKRYLNAEFARQIYGENQYYKLLLNDDKMVQKVLLKK, from the coding sequence ATGAAATTTCAACTCAAATACCTACCTATTCTTATCTGCCTTAGCGTGGCAGTAGGTGTGGTCGTGGGTGGAAGTTTGTCTTCTTCGAAAACAAAAAATTATTTAGCCAAAAATAGCTCCAAGCAAAAGCTAGATAAGCTCATTGATTTTATCGAAAATGATTATGTTGACGATGTCAATACCGATTCTATAGTTGAGCTTACGGTCAACAAAATTATGGGACAATTGGATCCGCATTCTGTATACGTACCATCCAACGAACAAAAACGGGTGGTCGAGAATATGAGAGGTGACTTTGTTGGAATAGGCGTTAGCTTTTATATGTTCAAGGATACGCTGGCAGTTATTCGACCTCTTGAAAATGGTCCATCTGCTAGAGCGGGTATCAAAGCGGGTGACCGTATTTTATATGCAAATAAATCACAACTTTTTGGGCGTCAACTTCCGTCCGATAGTTTATATGCCAAATTAAAAGGAGCAGAGGGCTCGAATGTGGCTTTGACTATTTTTCGAAAATCAGAAAATAAAAAGATACAAATCAACCTGAAGAGAGATGTAATTCCGCTGAAAAGTGTTGATGCTTCTTTATTGCTCAATCCAACTACAGGCTATATCAAAATCAATCGCTTCGCAGAAACAACCTATTCTGAATTTAGAAAAGCATTGCTCCAATTAAAAAAAGCGGGTATGAACACCCTAATTTTGGATTTGCGTGACAATGGCGGTGGCTATATGGAAGAGTCAATTGCAATCGCTGATGATTTTTTGAAAGAGAAACAGTTAATTGTTTTTACAAAAGATAAAAAAGGAAAAGTCGAAAGTACTTTTGCCAAAAGCAATGGAATTTTTGAGAATGGAAAAGTCGTTATTTTAATCAATGAGAACAGTGCTTCGGCAAGTGAAATATTAGCAGGGGCAATACAAGACAATGATCGCGGTACAATTATAGGGCGTCGTTCTTTTGGGAAAGGTTTGGTGCAGCGCGAAATGGAGTTTGATGATGGCTCGGCTGTACGTTTGACCGTTGCGCGCTATTACACTCCCACGGGACGTTCGATCCAAAAATCATATTCGAAAGGGAAGGAATCGTATTTCAAAGAATCAGAAGCTCGCTTTTTGTCGGGTGAGTTATATGCCAAAGACAGTATAAAAATAGCGGATAGTCTTAAATTTAAAACACCAAAAGGGCGTATTTTATATGGAGGTGGCGGTATAGTACCTGACGTATTTGTACCTGTAGCCATTATGGATACCAATGTCAGTTTCCTTATGCAATCCGGAATAGTAGGTAATTTTGTTTTCGAACAATTAGACAAATACAGATCCAACTTTAAGGATTTGCCTTTTGAAAGTTTTGTAATCCAAATGAAAGCTACCGATCGGTATTTTGATGCTTTTCAGCAATTTGTTTACAAAAACAGATTGGGATTATCTTTGGTAAAAGATAAAGTAGCCGTAAAACGATATTTAAATGCAGAGTTTGCAAGGCAAATTTATGGTGAGAACCAGTACTATAAATTGCTGCTAAACGATGATAAAATGGTGCAAAAAGTCCTGTTGAAAAAGTAG
- a CDS encoding HupE/UreJ family protein, with product MSEFLIFFELGLKHILNIYSYDHVLFLIGLAVPFSFKDWQRILLLVTLFTIGHSMALLLVVFGIVAIKVSVVEMLIPITILIVALFNLFTAGKTSKKESINIIFFVTLFFGIIHGLGFSSYFKAILPGGTASKLLPLAEFSLGIEAAQLVIIVVTLILSYIVQTFFRFSKRDWTLVMSAFIIGVVIPLIVTNKIWLR from the coding sequence ATGTCTGAGTTTTTGATTTTTTTTGAATTAGGATTAAAACACATTCTAAATATATATTCCTACGATCACGTTTTGTTTTTGATAGGTCTCGCCGTTCCCTTTAGTTTTAAGGACTGGCAACGCATACTTTTACTCGTTACCTTGTTTACAATTGGTCATTCAATGGCTTTACTATTGGTTGTTTTTGGTATTGTAGCCATCAAAGTAAGTGTGGTCGAAATGTTGATTCCGATTACTATTTTGATAGTAGCGCTATTTAATCTTTTTACAGCCGGAAAAACCAGTAAAAAAGAAAGTATTAATATCATTTTCTTTGTGACTTTATTTTTCGGAATCATTCATGGTCTAGGATTTTCTAGTTATTTCAAAGCAATTCTACCTGGAGGTACAGCATCAAAATTGCTACCATTGGCTGAATTTTCTCTTGGAATCGAAGCAGCTCAATTGGTGATTATTGTAGTTACACTCATTTTGTCTTATATTGTGCAAACTTTCTTTAGGTTCTCCAAAAGAGATTGGACCTTAGTAATGTCTGCCTTCATAATTGGAGTTGTAATTCCGCTGATCGTGACAAATAAAATATGGCTTAGATAA
- a CDS encoding aspartate kinase, with translation MRVFKFGGASVKDAAGIKNVYDVLQQVGYEDVLLVVSAMGKTTNALELVIKDYFEKSPSLQASVQEVKKYHNQILMDLFEDDKHEVFQAVQHLFSDLEYFLSHNKSPNYNFVYDQVVSYGELVSTTVLSHYMSFRGIQTQWIDVRHFIKTDANYRDAEVDWELTKNNIASNVKRKMLNVTQGFLGSDENNFTTTLGREGSDYTAAIFAYCLNAESVTIWKDVPGVMNADPRYFENASLLNQISYREAIELAFYGATVIHPKTLQPLQKKEIPLYVKSFINPLLKGTVVSKGVALEPYLPCFIVKRDQLLISLSSIDFSFIMEENISEIFALFHEFKIKVNLIQNSAISFSVCVEDKFGNFKDLNAVLSKKFKVDFNEHVTLYTIRHFNDLAAEMVEKDKIVILKQVSTETMQIITSEKQ, from the coding sequence ATGAGAGTATTTAAATTTGGAGGCGCCTCTGTAAAAGACGCAGCAGGAATCAAAAATGTGTACGATGTTTTACAGCAAGTAGGTTATGAAGATGTATTGCTCGTAGTATCGGCTATGGGAAAAACTACCAATGCATTGGAACTAGTTATTAAAGACTATTTTGAAAAATCACCTTCTTTACAAGCATCTGTACAAGAAGTAAAAAAATACCACAACCAAATCCTTATGGATTTATTTGAGGACGACAAACACGAAGTTTTTCAAGCAGTACAGCATTTATTCTCAGACTTAGAATATTTCTTATCGCACAATAAATCACCTAATTACAATTTTGTATACGATCAAGTGGTGAGCTATGGTGAGCTAGTTTCGACTACCGTTTTGAGCCACTATATGTCCTTTAGAGGAATTCAGACACAATGGATTGATGTACGTCACTTTATTAAAACGGACGCTAACTACAGAGATGCAGAAGTGGACTGGGAGTTAACAAAGAACAATATCGCATCAAACGTAAAACGTAAGATGCTAAATGTAACGCAAGGATTTTTGGGTTCTGACGAAAACAATTTCACCACAACTTTAGGTCGTGAAGGATCTGATTATACTGCTGCGATATTTGCATATTGCCTAAATGCAGAGAGTGTAACCATTTGGAAAGATGTTCCTGGGGTAATGAATGCCGATCCAAGGTATTTTGAAAACGCAAGTTTGTTAAATCAAATATCGTACAGAGAAGCAATCGAATTGGCTTTTTATGGTGCCACTGTAATTCACCCAAAAACGCTACAACCGCTACAGAAAAAAGAAATTCCGTTGTATGTAAAATCTTTTATCAACCCACTTCTAAAAGGAACTGTCGTTTCAAAAGGAGTTGCATTAGAACCTTACCTACCTTGTTTCATTGTAAAAAGAGATCAATTATTGATTTCGCTTTCATCAATTGATTTTTCGTTCATCATGGAAGAAAACATCAGTGAAATTTTTGCATTGTTCCATGAATTTAAAATCAAAGTTAATTTGATTCAGAATTCTGCTATTAGTTTTTCTGTTTGCGTAGAAGATAAATTTGGTAATTTTAAAGATCTAAATGCTGTTTTGTCTAAAAAATTCAAAGTTGATTTTAACGAGCATGTAACATTGTACACGATAAGACACTTTAATGACCTAGCTGCCGAGATGGTCGAAAAAGATAAAATTGTAATCTTGAAACAAGTAAGTACCGAGACCATGCAAATCATTACTAGCGAAAAGCAGTAA
- a CDS encoding MFS transporter, whose product MNSENVQTKWGQFISLVIVFFFWGFVGSANDILIPVFKKVFTLSQVQSQLVAWAFYAAYFVGSIIFFLISLKSDVLQKFGYKKTLAAGLLLSAVGSFLFIPAATMQSFPFFLTALFTVGLGFSIQQIVANPLAIKMGSPVTGAHRLTLAGGVNSFGTTIGAILLGIAIFGLGEGKKTALSLEDIKFPFMMLGIAFIVVAVFMLLSKIEDPIKEEEVVVVQEHKSFRVFDYPQLYLGMLAIFIYVGTEVTIISNLPALLQTKEFGGILEESIAPFIALYWGSLMIGRWNGGVNVFKTSNLVNTALKFIVPAIAFGVIIGANIFAQHDVSGFYIYPFWILIFILVSFVGGKNAGKTLMLFGFSGLAMMFIGLVYPDTEIAKFFFISGGLFLSIMWPSIFDLAIAGLGKNTGKASSFLIMMILGGGVIPLLQGSICDLDSASPEGVFGISWTHFSYIVPLLGFAYLSFYGFYCPKVLKKQGVLYVESEGGGH is encoded by the coding sequence ATGAATTCAGAAAACGTACAAACCAAATGGGGACAATTTATATCACTCGTGATAGTGTTCTTTTTTTGGGGGTTTGTTGGCTCTGCCAATGACATCTTAATCCCAGTCTTTAAAAAAGTATTCACCTTATCACAAGTTCAGTCGCAATTAGTGGCATGGGCATTTTATGCAGCTTACTTCGTAGGTTCAATTATTTTTTTCCTGATTTCTTTAAAATCAGATGTGTTGCAGAAATTTGGTTATAAAAAAACATTAGCTGCGGGATTATTATTATCTGCAGTTGGGTCCTTTTTGTTTATACCAGCAGCAACCATGCAAAGTTTTCCTTTTTTCTTGACTGCCTTATTTACGGTTGGATTGGGGTTTTCGATTCAGCAAATTGTAGCAAATCCATTAGCAATCAAAATGGGTAGTCCTGTAACAGGAGCGCACCGATTAACTCTCGCGGGTGGTGTGAACTCTTTTGGTACTACGATTGGAGCAATTTTGTTAGGGATTGCAATTTTTGGTCTAGGCGAAGGTAAAAAAACGGCGCTCTCTCTTGAAGATATTAAATTCCCTTTCATGATGTTGGGGATCGCTTTTATAGTGGTAGCTGTGTTTATGCTATTATCCAAAATTGAAGATCCAATTAAGGAAGAAGAAGTTGTTGTAGTTCAGGAGCACAAAAGTTTTCGTGTTTTTGATTATCCGCAACTGTACTTAGGGATGCTAGCCATCTTTATATATGTAGGTACAGAGGTTACCATCATCAGTAATTTACCTGCTTTATTGCAAACCAAAGAATTTGGCGGAATCCTTGAAGAATCGATTGCTCCCTTTATTGCTTTGTATTGGGGAAGTTTGATGATTGGCCGTTGGAATGGTGGTGTCAATGTATTTAAAACATCAAATTTGGTCAACACAGCATTGAAGTTTATTGTTCCAGCCATTGCATTTGGAGTTATTATTGGTGCCAATATTTTTGCACAACATGATGTTTCGGGCTTTTATATTTATCCTTTCTGGATTTTAATCTTTATCCTAGTTAGTTTTGTTGGAGGGAAAAATGCGGGCAAAACGCTAATGCTTTTTGGATTCTCAGGCTTAGCAATGATGTTTATTGGTCTTGTTTATCCAGATACTGAGATTGCAAAATTCTTCTTCATTTCTGGAGGTTTGTTTTTATCAATCATGTGGCCATCTATTTTTGATTTGGCGATCGCTGGATTAGGTAAAAATACAGGTAAAGCATCCTCTTTTTTAATCATGATGATTCTAGGTGGTGGTGTTATTCCTTTGTTGCAAGGAAGTATATGTGATTTAGACAGCGCTAGTCCTGAAGGTGTTTTTGGAATCTCATGGACGCATTTCTCCTATATTGTGCCGTTATTAGGATTTGCTTATTTATCATTTTATGGTTTTTATTGTCCTAAAGTATTGAAAAAACAAGGTGTTCTTTATGTCGAAAGTGAAGGTGGTGGACACTAA
- a CDS encoding GNAT family N-acetyltransferase: MIIRRGKLEDMTAVLELIQELAIFEKEPDAVEITVENLIENGFGSNPLFGLFVAEKNNTIVGMALYFYKYSTWTGKTIHLEDLIVTASERGNGIGQKLLEQMVTLAQDEKVKRLEWNVLDWNKPAIEFYKQAGAEILEEWQLVRLDEKRLANFVKKN, from the coding sequence ATGATCATAAGAAGAGGAAAATTAGAAGACATGACTGCAGTATTGGAATTGATCCAAGAATTAGCCATTTTCGAAAAGGAACCTGATGCCGTTGAAATTACAGTTGAAAATCTCATTGAAAATGGTTTTGGTAGCAATCCATTATTTGGCCTTTTTGTTGCAGAAAAAAATAATACAATTGTCGGAATGGCTCTGTATTTCTATAAATATTCTACTTGGACCGGAAAAACGATTCATCTTGAAGATTTGATAGTTACAGCTTCGGAACGCGGAAATGGAATTGGTCAAAAACTATTAGAACAAATGGTGACCTTGGCGCAAGATGAAAAAGTAAAACGATTGGAATGGAATGTACTTGATTGGAATAAACCAGCAATTGAGTTTTATAAACAAGCGGGAGCCGAAATTCTAGAAGAATGGCAACTTGTACGTTTGGACGAAAAAAGGCTTGCCAACTTTGTCAAAAAAAATTAA
- a CDS encoding OmpA family protein translates to MRKIILTTVLLLFVQQNFAQKATVAAADKQYDRYAYIEAIATYERVASKGYKDEKMFQKLGNAYYFNANLEKAAYWYGELFAMNGDQPAEYCYRYSQALKSIGDYIKADKISSLFAKKASSDQRAILYSNDKKYLEEIQSNAGRFLIEDAGINSEYSDYGTAFSSDNLVFASARDTIGVSKKVFKWTNQSFTNLYSAQVQADGKLAEPTRFSKKINSKFHESTPVFTKDGTTMYFTRNNYLDGKRGKDSERITLLKIYKATKVDGEWKNIIELPFNSDSYSVAHPALNPDNSELYFASNMPGTLGQSDIFKVTINSDGTYSTPINLGNTINTEGRETFPFIAEDNELFFASDGRPGLGGLDIYRTKIGASTSTSFEEITNMSMPINSPQDDFALFMDSKSRIGFFTSNRTGGKGYDDIYKFSEVPCKQSLSGLITDAESNDILADAIVNLYDKNHKLLFNSKSDVNGIYNFAIDCGKTYIVEAKKEHYESNEDFVVIPKVTGDSKLPLKLTKDGCHLVVGADIAKCFGIKLIYFDLDKSFIRKDAALELEKILDVLKQYPTVKMDIRSHTDCRQTAKYNEALSDRRAKSTMAWLIKNGVEANRLTAKGYGETQLVNDCGCEPTNESSCTEEQHQMNRRSEFIVTAID, encoded by the coding sequence ATGAGAAAAATTATACTTACAACTGTTTTACTGCTTTTTGTTCAACAAAATTTCGCACAAAAAGCAACTGTTGCAGCAGCCGATAAACAATATGATCGCTATGCCTATATAGAGGCAATCGCAACTTATGAACGTGTTGCAAGTAAGGGCTACAAAGACGAAAAAATGTTTCAGAAATTAGGTAATGCCTATTATTTTAATGCCAACTTAGAGAAAGCCGCTTATTGGTATGGTGAGCTATTTGCGATGAATGGAGATCAACCTGCCGAATATTGTTATCGATATTCTCAAGCACTAAAATCGATTGGAGATTATATAAAGGCAGATAAAATCAGTTCGCTATTTGCTAAGAAAGCGTCCAGTGATCAAAGAGCGATATTGTATTCGAATGACAAAAAGTACCTTGAAGAGATACAATCAAATGCAGGTCGCTTTTTAATTGAAGATGCAGGAATTAATTCTGAATATTCAGATTATGGTACTGCTTTTTCAAGTGATAATTTGGTTTTTGCTTCAGCAAGAGATACTATTGGTGTCTCCAAAAAAGTATTCAAATGGACCAACCAATCTTTTACAAACTTATACAGTGCGCAAGTACAAGCAGACGGTAAGCTTGCTGAACCAACTCGATTTAGTAAAAAAATCAACTCTAAATTTCACGAATCCACACCCGTTTTTACCAAAGATGGTACGACCATGTACTTTACTCGAAACAATTATTTGGACGGAAAAAGAGGAAAAGATAGTGAGAGGATTACATTATTGAAAATTTACAAAGCGACCAAAGTAGATGGTGAATGGAAAAATATAATTGAGCTACCTTTTAATAGTGATAGTTATAGTGTGGCACATCCAGCATTAAATCCAGATAATTCTGAATTATATTTTGCTTCAAATATGCCAGGTACCTTGGGACAATCGGATATTTTTAAGGTGACAATTAACAGTGATGGTACCTATTCTACACCTATCAATTTGGGGAATACCATCAATACAGAAGGACGTGAAACTTTTCCGTTTATAGCCGAAGATAATGAGTTGTTCTTCGCTTCAGATGGGCGACCAGGATTGGGTGGTTTGGATATTTATAGAACTAAAATTGGTGCTAGTACATCGACTTCATTTGAAGAGATTACCAATATGAGTATGCCGATAAATAGCCCACAAGATGATTTTGCTTTGTTCATGGACAGCAAAAGTCGCATAGGTTTTTTTACATCGAATAGAACCGGTGGAAAAGGGTATGATGATATCTACAAATTTAGTGAAGTACCTTGTAAGCAAAGCTTGTCTGGACTTATTACAGATGCTGAATCCAATGATATATTAGCCGATGCAATTGTTAATTTATATGATAAGAACCACAAGCTACTTTTTAATTCGAAAAGTGATGTAAATGGGATTTATAATTTTGCAATAGATTGTGGTAAAACATATATCGTTGAAGCTAAAAAAGAACATTACGAGTCAAATGAAGATTTTGTGGTAATCCCAAAAGTGACAGGAGATTCAAAGTTACCTTTAAAATTAACAAAAGATGGTTGTCATCTTGTAGTAGGAGCGGATATTGCAAAGTGTTTCGGGATAAAACTTATTTATTTTGATTTAGATAAGTCTTTTATTCGAAAGGATGCAGCATTGGAACTTGAAAAAATATTAGATGTTTTGAAACAATACCCTACAGTAAAAATGGATATTCGTTCACACACTGATTGCCGTCAAACAGCCAAATACAATGAAGCGCTTTCCGATCGAAGAGCAAAATCTACGATGGCTTGGTTAATTAAAAATGGCGTTGAAGCAAATAGATTAACAGCCAAAGGGTACGGAGAAACACAATTAGTTAATGATTGTGGTTGTGAACCAACAAACGAGTCTAGTTGTACAGAGGAACAACACCAAATGAATAGACGAAGCGAATTTATTGTAACCGCAATAGATTAG
- a CDS encoding fructose 1,6-bisphosphatase — MSFSDLFDSEFTQRNKGHFSSIVRLALADGILAPEEKSFLDKLATKLEISASEYEEILANPAMYPINPPYLYTQRLERMYDLARMVHVDHHLGDKQEMILKKIAVGLGFTPSNVNYIIAKALSLVDKKVDFDTFVYEMQNMYK; from the coding sequence ATGTCATTTTCAGATTTATTTGATAGCGAATTCACGCAAAGAAACAAAGGTCACTTTTCTTCAATTGTACGTCTTGCTTTGGCCGACGGTATACTAGCACCTGAGGAAAAAAGCTTTTTGGACAAATTAGCTACGAAACTTGAAATTTCGGCTTCTGAATACGAAGAAATTTTAGCAAATCCTGCTATGTACCCAATTAATCCTCCTTACCTATATACGCAACGTTTGGAGCGTATGTATGATTTGGCTAGAATGGTACACGTTGATCACCATTTAGGAGATAAACAAGAGATGATTTTGAAAAAAATTGCTGTAGGTCTAGGATTTACACCTAGTAATGTAAACTACATTATTGCAAAAGCATTATCATTGGTAGATAAAAAAGTTGACTTTGATACTTTTGTGTACGAAATGCAGAATATGTACAAGTAA
- a CDS encoding PorP/SprF family type IX secretion system membrane protein: MKNKLAILVLILVTGSSYAQQDAQFTQYMYNTMAINPAYAGLREKMSIFALHRTQWVGLEGAPVTNNVSIHSPINGGNMGLGLSILNDKIGPSDETDIGVSFSYNIQTSERYKLSFGIKGSVNLLNVDFNKLTYLTPSDNTFQSNIDNKFSPNIGAGIYYYSDQTYIGFSVPNLLETKHFDKYAGSGASSYIAKERLHYYLTAGHVFDLNENIKFKPSMLTKVTQGAPLQVDLSANFMFNDKFVIGGAYRWSAAVSAMVGFQATDSWFIGYGYDLETTRLAHFNSGSHEIFLRYELFNKYDRIVSPRFF; this comes from the coding sequence ATGAAAAATAAATTAGCGATACTAGTTTTAATTCTTGTTACGGGCAGTAGCTATGCGCAACAAGATGCTCAGTTTACACAGTACATGTACAACACCATGGCTATTAATCCAGCTTATGCAGGATTGCGAGAGAAAATGAGCATATTTGCTTTGCATCGAACGCAATGGGTAGGCCTTGAAGGTGCTCCAGTAACAAATAATGTTTCTATCCATTCTCCAATAAACGGTGGGAATATGGGATTAGGGCTTTCTATCTTAAATGATAAAATTGGTCCCTCAGATGAGACGGATATTGGAGTGAGTTTCTCCTATAATATTCAAACGTCTGAGCGTTACAAATTGTCTTTTGGTATAAAAGGATCTGTTAATTTATTAAATGTCGACTTTAATAAATTAACCTATTTAACCCCTTCAGACAATACTTTTCAGAGCAATATAGACAATAAGTTTTCGCCCAATATTGGAGCGGGTATTTATTATTATTCTGATCAAACTTATATTGGATTTTCTGTTCCAAATTTATTAGAAACAAAGCATTTTGATAAGTATGCTGGTTCAGGCGCATCGAGTTACATTGCCAAGGAACGCTTACACTATTACTTAACTGCGGGGCATGTTTTTGATTTGAATGAAAATATAAAGTTTAAACCTTCGATGTTGACAAAAGTGACTCAAGGAGCACCTTTACAGGTTGATTTATCTGCAAATTTTATGTTTAATGATAAATTTGTTATCGGTGGTGCTTACCGTTGGAGCGCAGCTGTAAGTGCAATGGTTGGTTTCCAGGCAACAGATTCATGGTTTATTGGTTATGGTTACGATCTAGAAACGACTCGTTTGGCACATTTTAATAGTGGATCGCATGAAATCTTTTTGAGATATGAGTTATTTAATAAATATGATAGAATTGTATCACCAAGATTCTTTTAA
- the fbp gene encoding class 1 fructose-bisphosphatase, translated as MEERNKTLGEFIIENQNAFQYSSGELSRIINSIRLAAKVVSYKVNKAGLVDITGAAGEQNIQGEDQQKLDVYANEIFIQTLINREIVCGIASEENDDFITVRGNDNKHANKYIVLMDPLDGSSNIDVNVSVGTVFSVYRRITPIGTPVAIEDFLQPGTCQVAAGYVIYGTSTMLVYTTGCGVNGFTLNPAIGTFYLSHPNLQFPKDGNIYSINEGNYIQFPQGVKDYLKYCQAEEEDRPYTSRYIGSLVSDIHRNMIKGGIYIYPTSTKAPKGKLRLLYECNPMAFIAEQAGGKASDGFNRIMEIKPTELHERVPFFCGSYNMVEKVEDFMLKAKKE; from the coding sequence ATGGAAGAACGCAACAAAACACTCGGAGAATTCATTATTGAAAACCAAAATGCTTTTCAATATTCATCTGGAGAATTATCACGAATCATCAACTCAATTCGCTTGGCGGCCAAAGTGGTGAGCTATAAAGTGAACAAAGCTGGACTGGTTGATATTACCGGAGCAGCAGGAGAGCAAAACATTCAAGGTGAAGACCAGCAAAAACTGGATGTCTATGCCAACGAAATTTTTATTCAAACCTTGATCAATCGTGAGATTGTGTGTGGTATCGCATCAGAAGAAAATGATGACTTTATTACTGTTCGTGGTAACGATAATAAACATGCAAACAAATACATCGTTTTGATGGATCCTCTAGATGGTTCTTCAAATATAGATGTAAATGTATCAGTAGGAACTGTTTTCTCGGTATACAGAAGGATTACTCCAATTGGAACTCCAGTAGCTATTGAAGATTTCTTGCAACCTGGTACTTGTCAAGTTGCTGCAGGTTATGTAATTTATGGTACGTCTACAATGTTAGTGTATACAACAGGTTGTGGTGTAAACGGGTTTACATTAAACCCAGCCATTGGTACCTTTTATTTGTCACACCCAAACTTACAGTTTCCAAAAGACGGAAATATTTACTCTATAAACGAAGGGAACTATATCCAGTTTCCACAAGGGGTTAAGGACTATCTTAAATATTGTCAAGCAGAAGAAGAGGATCGTCCGTATACGTCACGTTACATTGGAAGTCTAGTTTCAGACATTCATAGAAACATGATCAAAGGTGGAATCTACATTTACCCAACAAGCACCAAAGCACCAAAAGGGAAATTGCGTTTGTTGTACGAATGTAATCCAATGGCCTTTATTGCTGAGCAAGCTGGAGGTAAGGCTTCTGATGGTTTTAATCGAATTATGGAAATCAAACCAACAGAATTACATGAAAGAGTTCCGTTTTTCTGCGGAAGCTACAACATGGTTGAAAAAGTTGAAGATTTTATGCTAAAAGCAAAGAAGGAGTAA